One Streptosporangium sp. NBC_01495 DNA window includes the following coding sequences:
- a CDS encoding peptide MFS transporter, whose protein sequence is MSSKAAFGYPRWFATIFLTDIWERFSFYGMMAILTLYAAADRSEGGLGLSMTEASAMYGSYIGLVFVLSLPGGWLGDRILGAWRGVLWGGILIALGHYSMAIPSDATSYLGLLLIALGTGLLKPNMFALISGFFGTGERARREAAFSILYVSIQISALIAPLVVGLLGETLGWHWGFAAAGVGMTFGVAQFAMGGRHFGEIGKVPPHPAGDRERTKVLRRTVTIVAVLAALIALDVVAGTFTIMHLVAAFGLVALTVPFVYFRLLSRNPAMGEGGRRRLRAFFWLLLSFSMFWMLAGQSGSMLNLFAKNSTERDLFGFTLPGSWFQSVIPFFILVSAPVFAWLWVRFDDRIGSPTKFGAALLLVGTAFVVMYGAAASASDGGKVSALWLLAAFFLVACGEVIIGPVGIAAAAEVTSSAFIGRTIGLVWLFSALGAGLSSQVVHLADVVPDQYYYLGLGLLVVCVGLLVAGLGRGLRFSDAAEAEPVTDRVGPVAGKTGPA, encoded by the coding sequence ATGAGTTCGAAAGCAGCCTTCGGCTATCCGCGGTGGTTCGCGACCATCTTCCTCACCGACATCTGGGAGCGCTTCAGCTTCTACGGGATGATGGCGATCCTGACGCTGTACGCCGCCGCCGACCGGAGCGAGGGCGGGCTGGGCCTGAGCATGACCGAGGCGTCGGCCATGTACGGCTCCTACATCGGCCTGGTCTTCGTGCTCTCCCTTCCCGGCGGCTGGCTCGGGGACCGGATCCTCGGCGCCTGGCGGGGGGTGCTGTGGGGCGGGATCCTGATCGCGCTCGGCCACTACAGCATGGCGATCCCGAGCGACGCGACCTCCTACCTCGGGCTGCTGCTCATCGCGCTGGGCACCGGCCTGCTCAAGCCCAACATGTTCGCGCTGATCAGCGGATTCTTCGGCACGGGTGAGCGGGCCAGGCGCGAGGCCGCGTTCTCCATCCTCTACGTCAGCATCCAGATCAGCGCGCTGATCGCCCCGCTGGTGGTGGGCCTCCTCGGGGAGACCCTCGGCTGGCACTGGGGGTTCGCCGCCGCGGGCGTCGGTATGACGTTCGGCGTCGCGCAGTTCGCGATGGGCGGCCGGCACTTCGGCGAGATCGGCAAGGTGCCGCCGCATCCGGCCGGGGACCGGGAGCGGACGAAGGTGCTCCGCCGGACGGTGACGATCGTCGCGGTGCTCGCCGCCCTGATCGCGCTGGACGTCGTGGCCGGCACCTTCACCATCATGCATCTCGTCGCGGCCTTCGGCCTCGTCGCCCTGACGGTGCCGTTCGTCTACTTCCGGCTGCTGTCGCGCAACCCCGCGATGGGCGAGGGCGGCAGGCGGCGGCTGCGCGCCTTCTTCTGGCTGCTGCTGTCGTTCTCCATGTTCTGGATGCTGGCGGGCCAGTCGGGGTCGATGCTCAACCTGTTCGCCAAGAACTCCACCGAGCGCGACCTGTTCGGCTTCACCCTGCCGGGGAGCTGGTTCCAGTCGGTGATCCCGTTCTTCATCCTGGTCTCCGCCCCGGTGTTCGCCTGGCTGTGGGTGCGGTTCGACGACAGGATCGGCTCGCCGACCAAGTTCGGGGCGGCACTGCTGCTGGTGGGCACCGCCTTCGTCGTCATGTACGGGGCCGCGGCGTCGGCCTCCGACGGCGGCAAGGTGTCGGCGCTCTGGCTGCTGGCGGCGTTCTTCCTGGTGGCCTGCGGTGAGGTCATCATCGGCCCGGTGGGGATCGCCGCGGCGGCGGAGGTCACCTCCTCCGCGTTCATCGGGCGGACCATCGGCCTGGTCTGGCTGTTCAGCGCCCTCGGCGCCGGGCTGAGCAGCCAGGTCGTGCACCTCGCCGACGTGGTACCCGACCAGTACTACTACCTGGGCCTGGGCCTGCTCGTCGTCTGCGTCGGGCTCCTGGTGGCCGGCCTCGGGCGTGGCCTGCGCTTCTCCGACGCCGCCGAGGCCGAGCCCGTCACCGACAGGGTCGGTCCCGTCGCCGGCAAGACCGGGCCGGCGTGA
- a CDS encoding SDR family NAD(P)-dependent oxidoreductase, whose translation MNETAARRTALVTGANRGLGRAVCEALAGLGHRVVVAGRDEREAGRVAAEIGGDTLAVALDVTDDKSARRCRERAGAVDILVNNAGVLLDGGTSPSSVPPDLVERHLRVNTVGAWRVSQMFLPDMLERGWGRIVMVSSGTGAFSNGLFTGAPAYSVSKAALNAVTVLLAEETRDRGVLVNAVNPGRVRTRMYPGAERTPQDAAVDIAWAATLPEDGPTGAFLRGRRTIPW comes from the coding sequence GTGAACGAGACGGCGGCGCGCAGGACGGCCCTCGTCACGGGGGCCAACCGCGGTCTCGGCAGGGCGGTCTGCGAGGCCCTCGCCGGCCTGGGGCACCGGGTGGTCGTGGCGGGGCGGGACGAGCGGGAGGCAGGGCGTGTCGCCGCCGAGATCGGCGGCGACACGCTGGCCGTGGCGCTCGACGTCACCGACGACAAGAGCGCGCGCCGCTGCCGGGAACGGGCCGGGGCGGTGGACATCCTGGTCAACAACGCGGGCGTCCTGCTCGACGGAGGGACGTCCCCGTCGTCGGTGCCCCCCGATCTGGTCGAGCGTCACCTGCGGGTGAACACCGTGGGCGCCTGGCGGGTCAGCCAGATGTTCCTGCCGGACATGCTGGAGCGGGGCTGGGGCCGGATCGTCATGGTCTCCAGCGGCACCGGCGCGTTCAGCAACGGCCTCTTCACGGGCGCCCCCGCCTACTCGGTGTCGAAGGCCGCGCTCAACGCCGTCACGGTGCTGCTCGCCGAGGAGACCCGCGACCGCGGCGTGCTGGTGAACGCGGTCAACCCCGGCAGGGTGCGCACCCGCATGTACCCGGGCGCGGAGCGGACGCCCCAGGACGCCGCGGTGGACATCGCCTGGGCGGCGACGCTCCCCGAGGACGGGCCCACGGGGGCGTTCCTCCGCGGCCGGCGGACGATCCCCTGGTAG
- a CDS encoding nucleotide disphospho-sugar-binding domain-containing protein, which produces MRVLFVTTNWGSHYYHLVPLVWAMRASGHEVYVSSEPSFTETIVRSGATAVPTSRDVDQAELRKRVLADPPDWPEEAPEGVSDEEWKGGWRDVSRRAFPMFAALAGELADDLMRYARALRPDLIVYEPTSFVAPLVGAALGIPAVRHVLGVDVIYMARNIVPPLLRPLAERLGVGDLGDVDILGQATIDNCPPSMQLPSEVNRIMTRFVPYNGPGAIPDWLLEPSPRRRVCVSWGLCASDRGRGFLVPELVKALSDLDAEIVVTLSAADRKNLREGELPDDVRVMEALPLHLLMPSCDVMLHQSGISTMLTALNYGVPQLVVPQMPDELMESRPLVAAGAGIAVAPEADLDTFAERVAELLTVPSYRDAAAGLREEIRRQPAPTEIVWELEAFTRT; this is translated from the coding sequence ATGCGCGTCTTGTTCGTCACCACGAACTGGGGATCGCACTACTACCATCTCGTCCCGCTCGTATGGGCGATGCGCGCCTCCGGTCACGAGGTGTACGTGAGCAGCGAGCCCTCCTTCACCGAGACGATCGTCCGCTCTGGAGCGACCGCCGTTCCGACGAGCCGGGACGTCGACCAGGCCGAGCTGCGCAAACGGGTGCTGGCCGACCCGCCGGACTGGCCGGAGGAGGCGCCGGAGGGCGTGTCCGACGAGGAGTGGAAGGGCGGCTGGCGGGACGTCTCGCGCCGGGCCTTCCCGATGTTCGCGGCGCTGGCCGGGGAGCTCGCCGACGACCTGATGCGGTACGCCAGGGCGCTGCGGCCCGACCTGATCGTGTACGAGCCGACCAGCTTCGTCGCCCCCCTGGTCGGCGCGGCGCTGGGCATTCCCGCCGTCCGGCACGTGCTGGGTGTGGACGTCATCTACATGGCGCGCAACATCGTGCCGCCGCTGCTGCGTCCGCTGGCCGAGCGGCTCGGCGTGGGCGACCTGGGCGACGTGGACATCCTCGGCCAGGCCACGATCGACAACTGCCCGCCCAGCATGCAGCTGCCCTCCGAGGTCAACCGGATCATGACGCGCTTCGTGCCGTACAACGGTCCCGGGGCGATACCGGACTGGTTGCTCGAGCCGTCGCCGCGGCGACGGGTCTGCGTCAGCTGGGGCCTGTGCGCCTCAGACCGCGGCCGCGGCTTCCTGGTGCCCGAGCTCGTCAAGGCGCTCTCCGACCTCGACGCCGAGATCGTCGTCACGCTCTCCGCGGCCGACCGCAAGAACCTGCGGGAGGGCGAGCTGCCGGACGACGTACGGGTGATGGAGGCCCTGCCGCTGCACCTGCTGATGCCGAGCTGCGACGTGATGCTGCACCAGAGCGGGATCAGCACGATGCTGACCGCGCTGAACTACGGCGTCCCCCAGCTCGTCGTGCCGCAGATGCCCGACGAGCTCATGGAGTCCCGGCCGCTCGTCGCCGCGGGCGCAGGCATCGCGGTGGCCCCGGAGGCCGATCTCGACACCTTCGCCGAGCGCGTCGCCGAGCTGCTCACCGTCCCCTCCTACCGCGACGCCGCCGCCGGGCTGCGCGAGGAGATCCGGCGGCAGCCCGCGCCCACCGAGATCGTCTGGGAGCTTGAGGCCTTCACCCGGACCTGA
- a CDS encoding methyltransferase, with translation MIESNQKPASPAEAVFRLSTGMSAAAIVLAAARLRIADAVGDEPMPVRDIAVKLGADPDALTRMLRALAAFGVFRQVDPATYEHTDMSRAMRTDHPERVHDRLLTGGDWGWTMWSKLPQAIRTGESAFKEEYGTDFFSYLDANPDAQDMIYRGVTAWSDPMLPSMVDALDLTGVRTFADMGGGRGALLRLVLQRNPHMDGLLFEDERTLRVVLDDLRTGELATRCRLVSGDFFEKVEYPADLYFFKLTLHMYDDEQVARALRSCAEAAAPGARIVIADPLLTDPPVHPFASSMDLHMLLVMGGRERTEEGYRAVFERAGLRFRGVTPTDGVLHLAEGEVVA, from the coding sequence GTGATCGAATCAAACCAGAAACCCGCCTCCCCCGCCGAGGCGGTCTTCCGCCTCTCCACCGGCATGTCCGCCGCGGCCATCGTCCTGGCCGCGGCACGGCTCCGGATCGCCGACGCGGTCGGCGACGAGCCCATGCCGGTACGCGACATCGCGGTCAAGCTCGGCGCCGACCCGGACGCCCTGACCCGGATGCTCCGCGCGCTGGCGGCGTTCGGCGTCTTCCGCCAGGTCGACCCGGCCACGTACGAGCACACCGACATGTCGCGGGCCATGCGCACCGACCATCCCGAGCGGGTGCACGACAGGTTGCTGACCGGCGGCGACTGGGGGTGGACGATGTGGAGCAAGCTCCCCCAGGCGATCCGCACCGGCGAAAGCGCCTTCAAGGAGGAGTACGGCACCGACTTCTTCTCCTACCTCGACGCCAACCCCGACGCCCAGGACATGATCTACCGGGGGGTGACCGCGTGGTCGGACCCGATGCTCCCGAGCATGGTGGACGCGCTCGACCTGACCGGGGTGCGCACGTTCGCCGACATGGGAGGCGGCAGGGGCGCCCTCCTGCGCCTGGTGCTCCAGCGGAACCCGCACATGGACGGCCTGCTCTTCGAGGACGAGCGGACGTTGCGCGTGGTGCTGGACGACCTCAGGACGGGTGAGCTGGCCACGCGGTGCCGGCTGGTCTCCGGGGACTTCTTCGAGAAGGTCGAGTACCCGGCCGACCTCTACTTCTTCAAGCTCACCCTGCACATGTACGACGACGAGCAGGTCGCGCGAGCCCTGCGCAGCTGCGCGGAGGCGGCGGCCCCCGGCGCCCGGATCGTCATCGCCGACCCCCTGCTGACCGACCCCCCGGTCCACCCGTTCGCGTCGAGCATGGACCTGCACATGCTCCTGGTGATGGGCGGGCGCGAGCGCACCGAGGAGGGCTACCGGGCCGTGTTCGAGCGGGCCGGGCTGCGCTTTCGCGGTGTGACCCCCACGGACGGCGTGCTGCACCTCGCGGAGGGCGAGGTCGTGGCCTGA